A genomic segment from Diospyros lotus cultivar Yz01 chromosome 5, ASM1463336v1, whole genome shotgun sequence encodes:
- the LOC127801293 gene encoding elicitor-responsive protein 3, translated as MKEGTLEVVVVSAAGIRHTNVIGRPAYYVIIQCGTQVKRTKTSKRKHKEICWNEKFTFHFASSEWKNLTHVKFRIMDKEYFSAGGFVGETILYVQGMITEANDKDFLEIRPTRYNVVLEDDTYKGEIRIGLKFIPNKEAYTERTTVVDEEQGIGLPICRAIMNFWRSPWWTTWRFLFPCDKQKQV; from the exons ATGAAAGAAGGAACCCTTGAAGTTGTAGTTGTTAGTGCTGCAGGCATAAGACACACCAATGTCATCG GAAGGCCAGCCTACTATGTCATCATTCAATGCGGAACTCAAGTGAAAAGAACCAAAACTTCAAAAC GCAAACACAAAGAAATTTGCTGGAATGAAAAATTCACATTCCATTTTGCATCTTCAGAGTGGAAAAACTTGACCCACGTTAAATTTAGAATAATGGACAAGGAGTATTTCAGTGCTGGCGGCTTTGTTGGAGAGACAAT ACTATATGTCCAGGGGATGATCACAGAAGCAAATGACAAGGATTTTCTGGAAATAAGACCAACACGCTACAATGTAGTGCTTGAAGACGACACCTACAAAGGAGAGATAAGGATAGGGCTGAAATTCATACCTAAT AAAGAAGCTTATACAGAGAGAACAACAGTTGTGGATGAGGAGCAGGGAATAGGACTCCCAATTTGCAGAGCTATCATGAATTTCTGGAGAAGCCCATGGTGGACGACCTGGAGGTTCCTCTTTCCATGTGATAAGCAAAAGCAGGTTTAG